The following proteins come from a genomic window of Helicobacter canadensis MIT 98-5491:
- a CDS encoding GGDEF domain-containing protein, translated as MKEDLEGANLPNFESNGIEEKPSSFDSIPSFDSTDSNSSIQSQEELKPANDDSIESYGTQVIQALLSNGIPPTPCNYKIYFEKLLEDKPQDFKNNAMQFLQAEFIPSEKQALLENKVLKAQNYMVSTLRLVGALFSNFQLLQNILKKHEREIDSVQNANILQNVITLFEKELKKIGEISTKQLKDIKMSYDKTAMAIDNITQEIICDSRYNIYNQRFLETKVQMECQESAIDKHKSSLLLLKITKNLEKKVTSEKNAILINKTITKILQKIANRSDILAYYGEGIFGLLLNHRDKESAKRFANNLSEKVVETNIYLGDEELSLSICSGICEINEKSKSKEILKNTLEALKKASSNNLSFVVYGEK; from the coding sequence ATGAAAGAAGATTTAGAGGGTGCGAATTTACCTAATTTTGAATCTAATGGAATTGAAGAAAAACCTTCTAGCTTTGATTCCATTCCTTCTTTTGATTCAACTGATTCGAATAGTAGCATTCAAAGTCAAGAAGAATTAAAACCCGCAAATGATGATTCTATAGAATCTTATGGAACACAGGTAATTCAAGCACTTCTCTCTAATGGCATTCCCCCCACACCTTGTAATTATAAAATCTATTTTGAAAAACTCTTAGAAGACAAGCCTCAAGACTTCAAAAACAATGCTATGCAATTCCTTCAAGCCGAATTCATCCCTTCTGAAAAACAAGCATTACTTGAAAATAAAGTGCTTAAAGCTCAAAATTATATGGTTAGCACTCTACGACTTGTCGGTGCTCTTTTTAGCAATTTTCAATTACTTCAAAATATCCTCAAAAAACACGAAAGAGAAATTGATTCTGTTCAAAATGCTAATATTCTACAGAATGTCATTACCCTTTTTGAAAAAGAACTCAAAAAGATTGGTGAAATCTCAACCAAGCAACTCAAAGATATCAAAATGTCATATGATAAAACTGCTATGGCAATCGACAATATCACTCAAGAGATTATTTGTGATAGTCGTTATAATATTTACAATCAACGCTTCTTAGAAACCAAAGTCCAAATGGAATGTCAAGAATCAGCTATCGACAAACATAAATCCTCTCTGCTTTTACTCAAAATTACAAAAAATCTAGAAAAGAAAGTAACCTCGGAAAAAAATGCAATTTTAATTAATAAAACCATCACTAAAATACTTCAAAAAATAGCCAATCGCAGCGATATACTTGCCTATTATGGAGAAGGCATATTTGGTCTTTTGCTTAATCACAGAGACAAAGAGAGTGCTAAACGTTTTGCTAACAACCTTTCTGAAAAAGTTGTAGAGACTAACATTTATCTTGGAGATGAAGAATTATCTTTAAGTATTTGTAGTGGAATCTGCGAAATCAATGAAAAATCAAAATCCAAAGAAATTCTTAAAAATACTCTTGAAGCCCTCAAAAAAGCTTCAAGCAATAATCTTTCCTTTGTTGTTTATGGAGAAAAATAA
- the clpP gene encoding ATP-dependent Clp endopeptidase proteolytic subunit ClpP, with product MSYYVPIVIEKTGRGERSYDIYSRLLKDRIIMLSGQIDDGVAASIVSQLLFLEAEDPQKDIYLYINSPGGVVTSGLSIYDTMNYIKPDICTICIGQAASMGAFLLSCGTKGKRYSLPNSRIMIHQPLGGAQGQATDIEIQAKEILRLKATLNEILADNTNQSLEKIAKDTDRDFFMSAKEAKDYGLIDNILTKSLK from the coding sequence ATGAGTTATTATGTCCCTATTGTCATAGAAAAAACTGGGCGTGGTGAAAGAAGCTATGATATTTATTCAAGACTTCTTAAAGATCGAATTATTATGCTAAGTGGGCAAATTGATGATGGAGTTGCAGCTTCCATTGTCTCTCAACTCCTTTTTCTAGAGGCAGAAGATCCACAAAAAGATATTTACCTTTATATTAACTCTCCAGGCGGAGTCGTTACAAGCGGACTTAGCATTTATGATACTATGAATTACATTAAACCTGATATTTGTACAATTTGTATCGGACAGGCAGCTAGTATGGGTGCATTTTTGCTAAGCTGTGGGACAAAAGGAAAGCGATATTCTTTGCCTAATTCAAGAATTATGATTCACCAACCTTTAGGCGGTGCACAAGGACAGGCTACAGATATTGAAATCCAAGCAAAAGAAATCTTACGCCTAAAAGCAACTTTAAATGAAATTCTAGCAGATAACACTAATCAATCTTTAGAAAAGATTGCTAAAGATACGGATAGAGATTTCTTTATGAGTGCCAAAGAAGCCAAAGATTACGGCTTAATTGATAATATCTTAACAAAAAGTTTAAAATAG